A stretch of Aedes aegypti strain LVP_AGWG chromosome 2, AaegL5.0 Primary Assembly, whole genome shotgun sequence DNA encodes these proteins:
- the LOC5565767 gene encoding uncharacterized protein LOC5565767, whose translation MATKRAFNILEQRNVNENAHIGKTPLPGKNVSRAPFKSALKDLTNSSAASRSNLTGKPSEGGAASLKKPSQQQKSFASTISRKKSSESNIPAQSIGSKKQNVTAPLFPIFSPLDAEYSWGKEACLREDLLEQMIEYNGPTYRREIKPMKALKIEPLELPELEMPRPEVAKRNRATVKETFPSSFLFGLQEVDIPDLEFLF comes from the exons ATGGCGACAAAACGAGCCTTCAACATTCTCGAGCAACGGAACGTCAACGAAAATGCCCACATTGGCA AAACGCCATTGCCGGGCAAAAATGTCTCCCGAGCCCCGTTCAAAAGCGCCCTCAAGGATTTGACCAACAGCAGCGCGGCGTCGCGGTCAAATTTAACCGGAAAACCGTCCGAGGGAGGAGCAGCTTCGCTCAAAAAGCCTTCCCAGCAGCAGAAGTCCTTTGCTTCGACGATTTCGCGAAAGAAATCGTCCGAAAGTAACATTCCCGCCCAATCGATTGGCTCCAAAAAGCAAAATGTCACGGCGCCGTTGTTTCCCATTTTCAGTCCACTGGATGCGGAATACAGCTGGGGCAAAGAAGCTTGCCTCCGGGAGGATTTGCTGGAGCAGATGATCGAGTACAATGGTCCCACTTACCGGCGGGAGATTAAGCCCATGAAGGCGCTTAAAATTGAGCCACTGGAACTGCCGGAACTTGAAATGCCGCGTCCGGAGGTGGCAAAGCGTAACAGAGCAACCGTAAAAGAGACCTTCCCGTCCAGTTTTCTCTTCGGTCTGCAGGAGGTGGACATTCCGGATTTGGAATTTCTGTTCTAG
- the LOC5565780 gene encoding triokinase/FMN cyclase, translating to MALSDVGTSLQGLILSHGGLQLLKERNCVIRLENHPSDGKVKLISGGGSGHEPAHAGFVGKGMLTGAVCGNVFSSPSVTAILDCLRAVTDRDGSAIFIVKNYTGDRLNFGIALELARATYGFRDVRMLLVGDDCSIEDHNVRKSVGKRGLAGVVLVHKILGAMAESGLPVDEVYNFGKGLVAGENLATIGFTFELKDGILENIEIGKGIHGEPGVYRMEAGKDFEKIIEFIISKLMISVLKFTDVVLLVNNLGGTSEFLMGVFIESFLHKIETVYNVKRIYSGAYLTSLDQAGISVTVLNLGIP from the coding sequence ATGGCTCTGTCGGACGTGGGCACTTCTTTGCAGGGACTCATCCTTTCGCATGGTGGCCTACAACTGTTGAAGGAGCGAAATTGTGTGATTCGGCTAGAAAACCACCCCAGCGATGGAAAGGTGAAACTCATCTCCGGTGGAGGAAGTGGCCACGAACCGGCTCATGCCGGCTTCGTCGGCAAAGGAATGTTGACCGGAGCCGTTTGTGGAAATGTGTTCAGTTCCCCATCGGTCACGGCAATTTTAGACTGCTTGAGAGCGGTCACCGACAGAGATGGGAGTGCCATCTTCATAGTGAAAAACTACACCGGCGATCGGCTAAACTTTGGCATTGCCTTGGAACTGGCACGAGCGACAtatggattccgagatgtgcgAATGCTGTTGGTGGGAGACGATTGTTCCATTGAAGATCATAATGTGAGAAAATCGGTTGGTAAGCGAGGATTGGCGGGAGTCGTGCTGGTACATAAGATACTCGGTGCGATGGCGGAAAGTGGACTGCCTGTGGACGAAGTGTATAATTTTGGCAAAGGACTAGTCGCAGGCGAGAATTTGGCAACGATCGGATTCACATTTGAATTAAAGGACGGGATTCTGGAGAACATTGAAATTGGAAAGGGAATTCATGGTGAACCAGGAGTTTATAGAATGGAAGCTGGcaaggattttgaaaaaataattgaattcatcatcagcaaattgatgATCAGCGTGTTGAAATTTACCGATGTAGTGCTATTAGTGAACAATCTTGGAGGCACGTCGGAATTCCTGATGGGCGTTTTTATAGAATCCTTTCTCCATAAAATTGAGACCGTCTACAATGTGAAACGAATCTACAGCGGAGCTTATTTGACTTCGCTTGATCAAGCTGGAATTTCAGTAACCGTTTTAAACCTGGGTATTCCTTAA